Part of the Antedon mediterranea chromosome 6, ecAntMedi1.1, whole genome shotgun sequence genome, AAGTCAATCCAGAGAACAACATCCGTAATATTGACATCAGTGAGAGGATCGAACTTGCCGAGGTAAATGGTCGCTTTTGGTGATACTTAGACACATATGAAAAACAGCTAATAGTCTCATCCAGTATTTATTCACTTTAACAAACAATAATTGAcgattttacttatttttagtGGAAATTCCAGCAGCTAAACAGGAACAAAAAAGACAACAAACTTGATCGTCGTGATCTCCGAGAATTCCGTTACGCATTGATGCCTCTTGAGCACTGTGCCGACAACTTCTTCAGCATGTGTGACAAAGGTGACAACGTCATCACACTCGATGAATGGATCGAATGCCTTCGAATCGATGAAGTCCGTAAGTATCgattatattgattgatttgtCTTATTTTCATTGACTGATCGATAATCCGTAAATATTTTACACCGGAACACATGCTATACCGTAACCAATGTCTTCCGGTATTTTAGATTTAGTGTATCAATGATGAATATCTAACACGAGACCGGGTATTTCATTTAGTGGACAACGAATAACCGTATTAGtagttacagtaggcctaattttgtGTGCTTGACAACACATTAACATAATATAACATCACCAGTAATTGCATCGCAGCATCAGTAATACATTTCTGTTATTATCTTCTTACACAGCATACGAACCAACTGAAGACGATGAGGAGGAATAGATGAAGAAGAAAATGAAGTTGAAACTACCTGGTCAGACGCACAGTGTTGCTACCTATTAATCAATAGGTCcaactaaaacagaattataaCTGTATAATTAcgtgatatttttaaattaaattacaactTGCATTAAATTGacttaaaaatcaaaatactgtacatatttccAGCTGGTTTTGGATATTATATTTTCAACCAAATTATGAAAAATGGTGCTATTTtccatttgttttttaattctcGTTTTAGCTAAAGTAGATTTAGAAGTAAAATGTACTACAAAAGTAGTATTCTTGTTTCCtgataattaatcatttttatttatttatttttatttgatataaatcATGAATGCTGTATGTTAAAATAAGGCGAATATTATATTGAAACGCCTTTATTCTCCTCCCCATATACATTTGTGACTAGAATAAATATGTTACGTagaaaacgttttttttttcttggcgTTTCCCCTCTATTTTCTTTCAAAAACTCTTCACTCATTCATCCTGTATTATCAAACCTTTACAGTTGACTTTTATTTTGTTCAAATGACTCAATCTTAGAAGAATCTAAAAGCATTAACATTTTCTGAAAAAGAACTGAAATATTGAATGTACAAAATAGTCATATGcttaaaagtaaaacaaatgaCAAAACAAAGCATAGTATTCCCTGAGAGTTAGCCATCGAGTTACTTATTTATATTCTCCCTAGTTTGTTTCACTGAAATGAGTGTCCCCTTAAATcacaaaggaggggttctataGTAAAAGTGTACCGTCGAGTTAAAATAATTCCATTTACAATCGTCCAATAAAGGACTGCATTGAGTGCTCCCTTCCACTGAAGACAAAAACAATGTTAGGGCGTTGTTTACACTTTAGTATCAGcaatgtaaagcttggttcccactaggacgaaaCGCAAgtgttttgaccaatcacaagctatggattattcgaacagtggcttgtcattggtaaaCTCGCTTGCGTAGCGGGTTAGTCCTTGCGTCCTAGCCCACGCTTTACAGTTGATATTAATTTACTTTCGCATATATCTCCAGCTATTCATTTTTCATAAAACATTTGAAAACCGCAGTTAAGTGGTCCGTATTATGTTTATGCTGAAACTTAGCTTTCataaaacaagttaaaataCTGCAGCAGGAATGGAAACAATAATCATAACGAAATACAGTATTAACCAAAGTGTCAAATGCTTTATTTCCAAAATTTTAATTGGTTatacaatatttgaaataatgCTTTTATAGAATTATCTAGTTATACTAAAAGTGTGATTTAACATCTTTGAAGCCAATAACTAAAGCAATATATAAAGacaaaaatactaaataaaacatatactgtaagtTACATAAAAAATGGATTGATTATGCAAGCCGTGTCTAATATTGTACCATGATATTTGCTTGTGGCGATGATGATAAACGATTTATTAACcgtaaaaatacttttttttcttaagAAATGGAGACTAACAAGTATTaactaaacataaatatatttaaatattatttgtccCGTCTCCTCGGATGTTTTGAACTTCATGACAAGCAATGTTATATCAATAGATGTAATGGCTAAGATACATACAATGAAGTATAGGTATAAGCATGCATTAACAGAGTTTTATAATGTAAAACTGGTCTAGCAGCAATATTGTTACGATTACTGATGATTCTTATGTTATAACGTACTAAATTCAAAGCATTTGTTACAAAAACGATGAATAATCTTCTACAGTTCTAATGCATCAAAAGTCTGGTTCCCATTCGGACACAACTGTTGCTTGCGATTGGTCTACCCACCCGTGTAATGCCTAGGTCATTGCGTTCATCCACGTTTGAATCCAGCTTAAGAAGTCAAGTCTGTGATGTAAGGCGCTATTACCACCCTTTGAGTTTTCATTCATTATGTGACACATGACAAAATTTACAGCTTATCAATTACATGAAAACTAACATCCACACTTAGAAGTGCAGGTTTTTATATGCAAAATGAGTCAATTTAACAGTCAACATTATTAAAACTTAATAGCACAAAAATAGGACAACTAGGTAAAGCAAACATCTCTATAAATTTAAAgctaaaatacatttttaaaaaacacacaaatgACAAAACAAGTTGCTGCATAGGACTCGCAACTCAAGAACTTTTTGCTAACAGTGATTGTAGATATGTcctaaaattacattaaaatatttacataggTCACATGGCTAGTGCTAAGGACATACAACACACTACCATAGTTGTCATCTCACTCTACAGTAATTGTGAAATTTAAAAAAGCTGAAAGCATCAGAAAATATGATATACAGAACGAACATTAGTGATATCTCTATGAATGTCCATCAGTCATCTGCTGGAATCGGAGATGCTGAGCGTGATCTACTGTGACGATCACTTCCATTTTCAAGTCTGAAACCAAAGAAATTATGAATTTATCTCTTTACATCGAATAGCAAGCACATAACAAGCGTTTTCAATTTGTGAAGACCTAAAAcatatgaacatttaaaaactTAGAAACCACAAGGAATCAAGTGAGTACTAGCCCTGCATGACGTCACTACAGTAGATGCAGATTGTTACAATTCCAAAGCTTCATGTTTACAGTATggaaacaaattatgttttttaaattctcATACAAGGCTCAGGTAGTCGTGCTGCTGTTTTGCCAATAAGACAGAGCCAGGATTTTAACCAAGGACTCCCTTCTCAGTTGTTGTGTTCTGTTTTCTTCTCGTGTTTCCCCCTCCCCTCAACATCCAAAACTCAATTTGAATTAAAGATTGGTTCTTCCAATGTTCGCATGAGCTGCAGTAAAGAGAGCTACAGATACATTTTAACTAAGGCCATGGCATGCAAATGGTTGCCGGACAGAGAAAAAAGACAACTAGAATTACCTGTCACTTTTGACTGATCCTGCGGCAGATCCACGACTGCGGCTACGACTTCTGTCCCTAGACTGTTCAACTTCGCGGCTTCCACTACGACTCTTTCTTTCGGCGCTCCTGCTTTTACTTCTACTTTTGCGACTTCTGCTTCTACTCTTGCGACTTCTGCTTCTGCTTTTACGGCTTCTGCTTCGACTGTTGCGATCTCTACTTCTATCGCGACTTCCGCTTTTCTGTTCACGACTGTGACTTTTCCGTTCCTTACTTACACTGCGATCACGACTTTTCCTCTTATCTCCAGAtctgaaaaacattttttaagggtcttatatttattatgcttaattaaaaaacaaggtTGCTAGTGACAACACATTAGCAGCCTTTGTTGTCACGACGCACCAATAATAAATTATGTGCTAATTTGCAGAATGACTTTATACCCGATAGCTGCATTTGTCAAGTGATGCATATGAAAATAAAAGGTTTCAATTATTAGACCACCCTCCAACAAGAGTGTATACTCAAAGTTAACTCCGTAGAATACACAGTTTAATTACAACATTGGATAACTGTTCAGTTTCCTTTATTACTAATTATAGGGGAAAATTACACCCTGGATGGAGGTAATGTAAAACATACacagtaaaaataaattacttaaaCCAAACAGTTTAACTGTGACTGTCCTATAAGTTGGTTGTCCTAAGAGTTTAAATAGTGAAAAATCTAAAACCCTAACCTTGATCGCCTTCTTTCTCGCGATCTGTCCCTTGAACGAGAACGATTCCTGTTGCGCGATCTGTCagaaacaacaaacaaatattttattgtactATAAATTCCAAAGATTAAATAAAAGGCTAATATGATTAGATTATATTCAAACTTTCAAATGTGTGAAAgctatttaaaatacattctaAAAATGGAATTAAGATTGCCTGATGGTGGTGAAGTGGATTGTTATGCAACACTAGAGTACttcaatactgtataataccAGGTCAGATGCACTTGAAGTAGTTTCAATGGCTGTTGTTTAGCTCTATACACTTTTTAGTCCTGTCCGATGCACATGAGTAATTTTCTCACGACCTTTTTGACCTACtttatcatgtaaaatgtagaATGATTTAGTGCAATTATtctacaataattatattattttactctTCCAGCTGGACCTGCAGGCCAGCTGATACCCAGAAACtttctttaaaattacaaaatatttatactttaaactaaattactacaaaaaatgttatagtaCCTTGATCTAGATGATCTGCGTCTTCTGTCTCTTGATCGTGATCTTGACCTGATGCAAagatatagaaaataattactaacatttaatatttatgtCACAGTGACTACTATGAACTGTAGACTTCAAACCAAGCCATGCAAGTACAACCATATAGAGTTCCGTATATAACTTTACGTACAAAACTAATtacatttttgactaaaattatttaaaaaataatgtgttcttTAAGTGTGTGTTGGTAAGAAAATGAtcaaaaactataaaaaaaatatgttaatatcTAAACTTTGAAGCAATACAATGTTAGTAACATTGATAAGCTTTACAGCAATATCCCCGTACTTACAATAGTACCAGTGGTGCCTATAGAGGGCACCGTTTAAAACGAGCAGCTGCAAATATTGGTTAGTGTGTGGCGCAGAGGGAAGAGTGTGGTGGCTATATATGACAATGGTCGACTACTAGACTGGTAACAACGCAGCAGGCTTGGTTGTTTGTAAAATGTGTATTATTTGGTGGTGGTCAGGTCTGTTGACAATCGTCGCGGAAACGAGAAGCCATTAGCAAGACCGAATAGTAGGACGTATAGATCAGTCGGTATTGGTGGTGGTAGTAGTAGAAGTACATGGTTTGGTATTATGCTTTTAAGTCCATGAATGCTTGGTTGGTCTGGGTTAAAATGATTATCGTTTGGTAAGTTGCTCAGAAGTAGTTTATCAAACACCTATAATAAAAACTTTTCAGTAAAAACCAACACGTGTTTACTTTTTTATTCACTTTACTATTGTAAATTGTCCTGCAAAAATATTTCTGCCGGAATAATCAAAACTCGCGAATTTTACAAAAGCTAAAAGAAAAGTTTAAGCTGATGATGCCATCTCTGCAAAGAGTAAAGCTTTGCTCCTTCTTAAAGAAAGtcacaataattaaatatctgTACTGCTCTGCATAActttatattttgtcaatgaaaTGCTAGGGTTATAATGAATTTTATTATGGCTGCAAAACTAATAGAAACAAAGCTTAAAAAGCAcctcaaaataacaaaaaattattatactgaATTTTTCAAATAGGAAAATTAGTGACACTCAAAAGTCTGTAATTCCACATTCGATTCAGTTTGACAACTCAACTATGATATACCTAACTGAAAATTGGTTTGTAAAGAAATCTGAGCGGTTGACGTCTGTTGAGATTTTCCTTTACTGGGTTCTTCTTAATGTACATAACAAGAGCAATGAAGTAATCACATTATAACCCTTCAAAAATACTCTTGACCTTTCTGGTTCTTTTCCTTTTCAGCGATCATGTCAAAATCAATTTTATAATATACGATACAGatttgattgaaatattaaaaatcaaaactTACCTTCTTGGTCTACCACCACCGAAACGGCCACCACCATGGTGCCCACCGCCGCCACCACCACCATATCTACTTGAGCCACCATGGCGTCCACGGTTGTGCTGTGGTCTCGCATGTTCAACTCTAACTCGACGACCACATACagatctgtaaaaaaaaaaagagttaaaaACCTTTGACAACATATTATTTCAAATCCATGATTTAGTCAAGTAATGCATTTTACAAACAATAGAAATTCAGATGGGTTGATCTcaacagtacagtatatcatcAGCCAGGGTGGACATGCCATTCCAGTCTTGTATCTTCCAAGAACGGGTCCCAAGACGGATGCCTAAGGTTTTTAAGTACCAGAGAGGAGACGACATGTTTTACTTATGAAATTTGAAGGGTATACTGTAGGTTAAGTCAGATAAATTCACAAAAACATAATCATTAATAACCATCCTTACCTGCCATCTAGTCCTCGGACAGCCCTTTCTGCATCATCCTCATATTTAAAAACTATGAAAGCAAAACCTGGTGGATTTctgaaaaaatatcaatataaatcaaaataggcctacagtaggccttAGGCAAGGAAACTTGCGACATTAATGTAATGTAGCCAATAGAGATGCATGTGATTCGTTTGTATAACTGGTctttgtttaaatcaattttgtaattataaatgttaattttgtcgTTTATTTATCTACTTtatttacaaagaaaataaaagaagttATCATTGTCATAAAAGTGGGAACGTTTCGGtctagcctacctaggcctaaaaCTAGTTGGGCAGAATCCTCCTGGATTCCCTCCTGGCCTATACTACTAGGCCTTTGGCTAGCACTAtctaaatataggcctaggccctagttaggCCAATTTAATAACGCCATTTTCTCCTTTTCATTTCAAACaaaatttacaatacaataaaataataatcagccTCAATGCATTTTAATTTCAGTTTATCAATTTTAATTCGGTGAAATATGCCTATAATAAATCAAAGCagacaaattaaatattgtgagtggtaatgtatttttttaaaataatttgaaacatCTTCTCAAGCGACAGACAAAATGGCGAAAGGACGCTTTCCGAGTGACGAGAAGGAGGCCATGCGGCCCGCGGCGCGAGTTCTACAACTAACTAGGCTAGCTATACATACCTGGCTACCCACACGTCCAGCATGTGGCCGTATCTTTCAAACTCTCTTTCCAGATCATACTTGCTTATTCTGGGTCCAATGTCACCAATGAATATTCGATAACCACCATATGAACGATCTACCGGCATAACTACAAACGAATTCTGATAATCTTTTGGGGAAAACGTCTATAAAATACAACTCAAACTTGTACAACAACGACCACAAAATGGAGGAATTTTTCACAACTCGCTGCTCCGTCGTGGGAGGCCGACAGAGGACGCTCATCTTATTTAGAGTATGCCATTTATATTGTGGCcaaaatttgtaattaaaataaaccAATTAAACAAGTTAATTATTATAGACTTAATGACTATTTGTAATCAATATAAAGGTACTTTAAATTCTCATTTGataattttgtttagttttgaTAACACTTTATAGTAATTTATTCAGTCAAAATAACAACCGATTTACCCATAATAAAATCGAAAGGTCCTTAAGAATGAAATTggattgtccctcaaaaacatgaaaaatgaataataaaaagactttgaataggccatttcgcagttttTATAAAGtataatcacttccgtagaaaaaaataacgttttcacttataaaaggaaaaaataaatcGTTCAATTCTACCAAAACCgcattgacttccagtcaagtGACTATTTTTGccttacagttttttcaggtaggGCCTAACCTTTTGTCCAATTTTTGGAGATCCTCAATCTTTTTTAAAGGCTAAAAATAGTAGGGGGATAGTTCTTAAATATAACACACTAGATTTCTGGCCTAATTAAGATAACCaagataataatgtttaatatatatatatgtgatAATCACAACATTCTTGTTTCCACAATGCTTTTTTCGTTGATTTTGCGAACTGTAACTACAGCTTGTTTCTAGATCAATTGAACCATGATCATTTACAGGAGGGCATGAGAAACTTTATATTTATGAGCCTTGCTACGGCATCATCTTTATAGGCCTAATCGGATATCCGCCAAGCTAACTGTTAGTTATTCTACACTTTTCCTGATCTGATTACTGCCAtgttttttagtcgcgtggaagcgactctatagttcactatgtcggtcggtcggtctgtctgtctgtctgtcggtctgtctgtctgtctgtcggtccggtatcactatgcgttttatcgctttctgaccttatcttgatatcagtttaatctagctaggtcaatttttcacagtatattccttatggccaggaatcaatgtggttatgttttcacggtgcgcaataaaaaattacgcggtctacgcacgatttaacgaaatcacgtttgtaatcatatcttcacaaccatgaatcacaattaaataaaatttggtactcataaatttcagggcataaatcatcatatggcaatacaattacgtgcgtagcgcatgtaacgcatgcgtacgcgcgcttaaaattttcaaaatttattttcgatgaaataagagtacatttcaggcaattttaagcgtttacaaaattgccatgagtgcgcatatttttgcgcgcgcactgcgcgttaaatgttattgcgcactctttttgcccgatttctgttttcttgacttacttttcaactcgaaattacgttatacgagcacgtcgaaagtgacaggctacgcacgtgtaaataaaaaaaaataaatgtttttaaacatttcaacatttttaaacatgttcagtaatttcggtcagtatagttcactatgtcggtcggtcggtcgggctctctgtctgtctgtcggtctgtctgtcggtacggtatcactatgcattgtagcacgcgacttaatggctgttggccttgttcttgttttttaaaatctgacataataaacttttatttcttatactttatttattgaGTCTGCATATTGCAGTTATTTTCCATTAGGgctatagaaataaaatatgaatattgatATTCGCCTAGCCctataattataacaaattgCTTTAATTTTCAAACATGGTTCTTACGAACAAACATCGGTCCTCCATGTGGGACTGAAATTGACttattaacattaacaatttaacACTCGGAATGTGCCATGTTCTTTGCTGACCATCAAGTGTCAATTCATTCAAAGTCAAATGCTAATCCTGTTCCATGAAGATTCTCTCTGATCACAGCATCAAACTGCTCATTTTGAGCAACAGTATAGTGGTTCTTCCAATCACCAATTTGCCCTACAAAAATAGATTTGAATTcaagtaattaataattacaattggCTGGCTTTCACCTAACATGAACATCACCTACTTTTGGAGTGTACCCAGTTCGCTTTGTGTACATCCTGATCATTGTAAAACTAGGCATATACTCGCCAGAATCAACAGCTTTATGTCTATTATAAAGGCTGAACGAGACTTCCTAAGAATAAGGAATGGCACGAACAGGTCTCAAACCCATGCTTCCCATGGTTACCTTTCCCACGTCCATGCTAGCTGTATTACTGTGCATTACTTCATATCGCTCTTGTGCAGGCAATGATGAGAACATAATATATGTTCTCATTGCAATATAGACCTATAGGTGATATTGTTCGCAACATACCCTTTCGAATAAAAGGTGCTTTCCCCATTGCTTTCGTAAGGAGTTCACCATTAGGTATATTCTTTTCAACTTTCTCATATGTTTTCTTCATGTTTTTCACATCAGAGTTATAAACGACTCTGTCAAGTTCTTCTTCAGTTAGAGTGCACTCCAAATGATCGGCAAACTGAATGATCGCTCCTCTAGGGTCCTACAAAAACAAACCAAGAAAGAATAAGCAAAagaaatgatataaataattatggtTAAAACACACATTGCTCCATCAAGGGCACTGGAAGTATATTCAGAATTacgaaaaatttaaaaataatatgactTTTTCTGTCGTTTAAATAAGCCAGTTAGACATGATGCTTTTATACATGTTGGTTCAGAACcagaaataataaacattttggcTTGCTATCGGATCAAAATATTGAATAGAAAACAGTGTACACAATCgtatagaaaacaaaaaacaggtCTATCACATACCTTTTTCATATCCTCAAACTTCATATACAAGAAATATGGTTCGTGTCTATATTTCCAAAAATCAAGAACGTGTGGAAAAAAGCCGCCATATTCCactagaaaaaaaatttgaagaaCAGAGTATACATTAGACCATGGAGAAATCAGTCCTAGCTGATTTCTCCATGCTTAGACTAACTCTTAAAAACAATCTACAAAATttgcaaaaaatgttataatgtgATATGTATATTGAAAGCGCTGTTTCTACTGTCTTAGGGACCCCATCATATTATTTctaaaatcaatcaatctatttcattaaaaaaaatatgtaggcATATAAATTGTCATAAAAAAAGGGAACTCAAAATAAGCAAAGAGTTTATACAGAAAAACAATCCAATAATTTGTAATAGAACTTATAGAAACATATCAGCTTCTCAAAATGGGAAGATAGACTGCTAATTGTCTATTGACCCTCCGGTATTTGCCACCTTTCAACACATACGTGAATTTGAGCATATCTTACAATTCTTTTGTTCTATCCATTGACCAATGAAAGCTTCCCATGACGATGCATCTGGTGTTCCAATTGTTTTTTTGACGTGGTATAATGAAACGCCACAATCTTTAGGGTTTCGAGCTACGTAGATTATCTaacaagaagaagaagatgaaCGTAAACAAACTTGTACAGGTGTTGCTTAAGCGTTCTCCTCAACTGTGTAAATCGTGGCATTGAGGAAAGCAGTAGAAATGACAAAACATTATCTACagaagaaaataaatgaaactaTAGGGGACCTAATTTACTTCGTTCTAATCATCTGTAGGTCTGTAGGTTCTAATTCAGTAGTAACGTTCATTGACATCTCAATCATCCTCCCTAAGTAATACAGGCATGAATAAAAAGGATGAAGTGTTTCAAATTACCTTCACTTTTTTGGAAAACACCTGAGGAGGTAAGAGAGATAATGGCAAGTGTGTTATTATAATTCTACGACCTTTCATCGAATTAAGCTTCAGATACCATGACCCAAACGTCCGATTGCTTTTGTCTGCCATATACATCATTTCAAGTACTGCTTCATGACGACTATGGTCAATTTTGTCAGGATCTCCACCAGTTAAAATCAGATTGATAATTTCATAAGCCCAATGTGTTCCTATAGGAATAAGAAACAATATAACAGCGGTtcaattaattgttttgaattagaattattattttaaattggaGATTTCCATAGTACATACCACATTTAAGATAGGTAATTAAGAAGATATCGTCAGGCCTGACTTCAAAAGTTTCCATGGCATCTAAATTATCAGGTGAAACCAACCAACGTACAAATTTAATTCCTTTGTACTCATAGCAACCATTCGAAAGTTCACCTTTCTCTGCCATTTTACCTGCATATGAATAAACACATATacattcaaaatatatattacactCGGTTTAAAAATCAAGGTTTCTTAAAGTATAGGTAATACCAgcaacatttattatatatatatatatttgacatTTTGTATTCTTGCCAACTTGCAGTTAACTTCAAGATTACATATCCTAGATTTATAAGACTGAGGTCACACGGATCCGGGAAGTGATCACAACACTCTTGTTAAACATGATTTTTTGCCACGAAAGCATGTCATACTCACTCACGTTTGTGTGTACTGTCTGCAAGATTGCAACccgaggggggggggggggaccgGTCCCATAACCCCTCGTATTATCCGTACTCGAGCCACTAAGCATGGATTTTACAATAATCGTTTCTACATATACGCCTGTACTGTTATGATGTATATACCATTTTGCTATAAGCtctcaaataaaaacacattttaccTTAGGCCTACACGATAGGCTTGGACTGAATTGTTTATTTGAATTCGTGAGAACTCACAGTTATCGATAGCAGATATCCTATGGATAGCGCCAATAAGGTTGATGTTTATATGCCACAACTCTACAGATCACACATAGACCGATGTAATgcgaataatgtattttaataacagTCAATTAAACTACAATACAACAACATGGAAATCAAAAGCCACAACGCACGAACAACTCCAGCCCATGAGGGCGCACTGGCGTGACTacttttctttcttcttctttcttaaTCAGTTTTAAtctaaaacaatacaatacatgaGAAGAAAAGCAAAACATACAGGGCCGTAACCAGGTTTGACGGCGGGGTGGATCGTTAAGTTGTTTAGTGGAAcccaggggcggatccaggatattGAAATAGGGGTGGCGTAgctttgcgagcgaagcgagcaaacattggctgggggccagggggccgccaagggcccccggcgCGGTCGGGATCCAGGGGCCGACGGCCCCTGGAAATTTTGGCGTTCTAGCGCATTGTAagtcgtttaaaacgatttacaaacatctcataatgtcatttaccaaacactctaaagctcgcaaattacgacatgtggaatatgcagctgatacttacctagggtaccaaaagcaagctaacaacttgcctgtactttacatctaaatttttacaacgcgacgatgtttttcaccttttaagccgattttccactaggcgaatttgttcgctttatattataaactatataatacctaggccggtattatttttttacacgcGCGCCGGGTCGATCGCGGTCACTATACTtggcatgcagctaaagtaaaatgacgtcaagttaaagcgggtcgtcacagagtctcatcatgaatattaatgaagcaaacttgctgagagtgttttcaccacgcaacacatgcgacgcgagatttatcgaaactcgactccgagccatcgactgacggtcatgtttttgacaattaaaatcacggtatattcaacgatcgtttaaaaattagcggtccggctcgattacattatatttagtgatttgaaaaaacaaaacacctcTTTTGTCATGATGTCATCGCGATGTGTTTATGAGAATCATCGACGggaaagcaaataaaacaacaagggtcatgaaatgctgcagcattgttaatattttaatagtaatacgttttaataacatttagccctaacgggataattttcataggcactacagtcctagcctttgtttttattgtacttaataaatGGGCGCGTAGTATAGTAGCACTGACCATGTGGCTTCATCAACTCTATTGATCGTCTGAGGTACCGCTACTCTACAATACGGGAGTGACGATCACAAAGGATGCCGACATGCTTAGTGGAACGCGACCAAG contains:
- the LOC140051315 gene encoding uncharacterized protein — encoded protein: MPVDRSYGGYRIFIGDIGPRISKYDLEREFERYGHMLDVWVARNPPGFAFIVFKYEDDAERAVRGLDGRSVCGRRVRVEHARPQHNRGRHGGSSRYGGGGGGGHHGGGRFGGGRPRRSRSRSRDRRRRSSRSRSRNRNRSRSRDRSRERRRSRSGDKRKSRDRSVSKERKSHSREQKSGSRDRSRDRNSRSRSRKSRSRSRKSRSRSRKSRSKSRSAERKSRSGSREVEQSRDRSRSRSRGSAAGSVKSDRLENGSDRHSRSRSASPIPADD
- the LOC140051324 gene encoding sulfotransferase 1C2-like; amino-acid sequence: MAEKGELSNGCYEYKGIKFVRWLVSPDNLDAMETFEVRPDDIFLITYLKCGTHWAYEIINLILTGGDPDKIDHSRHEAVLEMMYMADKSNRTFGSWYLKLNSMKGRRIIITHLPLSLLPPQVFSKKVKIIYVARNPKDCGVSLYHVKKTIGTPDASSWEAFIGQWIEQKNLEYGGFFPHVLDFWKYRHEPYFLYMKFEDMKKDPRGAIIQFADHLECTLTEEELDRVVYNSDVKNMKKTYEKVEKNIPNGELLTKAMGKAPFIRKGQIGDWKNHYTVAQNEQFDAVIRENLHGTGLAFDFE